Proteins encoded together in one Capricornis sumatraensis isolate serow.1 chromosome 3, serow.2, whole genome shotgun sequence window:
- the CNPPD1 gene encoding protein CNPPD1 isoform X2, which translates to MDLAGLLLDEEGTFSLTGFQDFTFLPGHQKLSARIRRRLYYGWDWETDCALEELSSPVADIAVELLQKAAPSPIRRLQKKYVAHVSREACISPCAMMLALVYIERLRHRNPDYLQHVSSSDLFLISMMVASKYLYDEGEEEEVFNDEWGAAGGVAVPTLNALERGFLSAMDWRLYTDPREIFEVLSWLEGCVAEQQGRRRGWYTYTDLCVLLEQPAWQLALGSLCQRLAKLSCLLAMAYVSSVALAVASMAVIHQSLGLSCSPPPGPPDLGLASRSSCSSHSSSQLPPLPEAPEGLPNLRCLPPPQPYCPHGAPQSLVPLPRPGSPLALEPNASSAPTAPAMFRFQHHGTGPPEVFHFPRLDMVLRNALRGFGSP; encoded by the exons ATGGACCTGGCCGGGCTCCTGCTGGACGAAGAAGGCACCTTCTCCCTTACCGGCTTCCAGGACTTCACG TTCCTCCCAGGACACCAGAAGCTGAGTGCCCGGATCCGAAGGAGACTCTACTATGGCTGGGACTGGGAAACCGACTGTGCCCTGGAGGAGCTCTCCAGCCCCGTGGCAG ATATTGCTGTGGAACTCCTGCAGAAGGCAGCCCCCAGTCCTATTCGCCGGCTCCAGAAGAAATATGTAGCCCACGTGTCCCG AGAGGCTTGCATCTCTCCGTGTGCTATGATGCTGGCTCTGGTATACATTGAGCGGCTCCGGCATAGAAACCCGGACTACCTACAGCATGTGTCATCCTCTGACTTGTTCCTGATCTCCATG aTGGTGGCCAGTAAGTACCTCTATGAcgaaggggaggaggaagaggtctTCAATGATGAATGGGGAGCTGCTGGGGGTGTGGCCGTGCCCACTCTCAATGCCCTGGAGAGGGGCTTCCTGAGTGCCATG GATTGGCGGCTCTACACTGATCCTCGGGAAATCTTTGAGGTGCTGAGCTGGCTGGAGGGCTG CGTGGCTGAGCAGCAGGGGCGCCGGCGGGGCTGGTACACCTACACAGACCTGTGTGTGCTGCTGGAGCAACCTGCCTGGCAACTGGCGCTGGGCTCCCTCTGCCAGCGGCTGGCAAAG CTGTCCTGCCTGTTGGCTATGGCATATGTGAGCAGCGTGGCCCTCGCTGTGGCATCGATGGCCGTAATACACCAGTCCTTAGGGCTGTCCTGCAGCCCCCCGCCTGGCCCTCCAGACCTTGGACTGGCCTCCAG atcctcctgctcctcccactCTTCTTCACAACTGCCCCCTTTGCCAGAAGCTCCAGAAGGACTCCCCAACCTGCGGTGCCTGCCACCACCTCAACCATACTGTCCCCACGGGGCCCCCCAGTCCTTGGTCCCACTCCCACGGCCTGGCTCCCCCTTGGCCTTGGAGCCCAATGCCTCCTCTGCTCCCACAGCCCCAGCAATGTTCCGTTTTCAGCATCATGGAACTGGCCCGCCTGAAGTCTTTCATTTTCCCAGGCTAGATATGGTTCTGAGGAATGCGTTAAGAGGATTTGGGAGTCCCTGA
- the CNPPD1 gene encoding protein CNPPD1 isoform X1, whose protein sequence is MDLAGLLLDEEGTFSLTGFQDFTFLPGHQKLSARIRRRLYYGWDWETDCALEELSSPVADIAVELLQKAAPSPIRRLQKKYVAHVSREACISPCAMMLALVYIERLRHRNPDYLQHVSSSDLFLISMMVASKYLYDEGEEEEVFNDEWGAAGGVAVPTLNALERGFLSAMDWRLYTDPREIFEVLSWLEGCVAEQQGRRRGWYTYTDLCVLLEQPAWQLALGSLCQRLAKLSCLLAMAYVSSVALAVASMAVIHQSLGLSCSPPPGPPDLGLASRCLLEPCIPSPMPQCLPSPANVSGCQEGDVVLGSLWGSLLASLTPPPLPPPDPPAPPTLLHNCPLCQKLQKDSPTCGACHHLNHTVPTGPPSPWSHSHGLAPPWPWSPMPPLLPQPQQCSVFSIMELARLKSFIFPG, encoded by the exons ATGGACCTGGCCGGGCTCCTGCTGGACGAAGAAGGCACCTTCTCCCTTACCGGCTTCCAGGACTTCACG TTCCTCCCAGGACACCAGAAGCTGAGTGCCCGGATCCGAAGGAGACTCTACTATGGCTGGGACTGGGAAACCGACTGTGCCCTGGAGGAGCTCTCCAGCCCCGTGGCAG ATATTGCTGTGGAACTCCTGCAGAAGGCAGCCCCCAGTCCTATTCGCCGGCTCCAGAAGAAATATGTAGCCCACGTGTCCCG AGAGGCTTGCATCTCTCCGTGTGCTATGATGCTGGCTCTGGTATACATTGAGCGGCTCCGGCATAGAAACCCGGACTACCTACAGCATGTGTCATCCTCTGACTTGTTCCTGATCTCCATG aTGGTGGCCAGTAAGTACCTCTATGAcgaaggggaggaggaagaggtctTCAATGATGAATGGGGAGCTGCTGGGGGTGTGGCCGTGCCCACTCTCAATGCCCTGGAGAGGGGCTTCCTGAGTGCCATG GATTGGCGGCTCTACACTGATCCTCGGGAAATCTTTGAGGTGCTGAGCTGGCTGGAGGGCTG CGTGGCTGAGCAGCAGGGGCGCCGGCGGGGCTGGTACACCTACACAGACCTGTGTGTGCTGCTGGAGCAACCTGCCTGGCAACTGGCGCTGGGCTCCCTCTGCCAGCGGCTGGCAAAG CTGTCCTGCCTGTTGGCTATGGCATATGTGAGCAGCGTGGCCCTCGCTGTGGCATCGATGGCCGTAATACACCAGTCCTTAGGGCTGTCCTGCAGCCCCCCGCCTGGCCCTCCAGACCTTGGACTGGCCTCCAGGTGCCTTTTGGAACCCTGCATACcttctcccatgccacagtgccTGCCGTCTCCTGCTAACGTCTCCGGCTGCCAGGAAGGCGATGTAGTGTTGGGTTCACTGTGGGGCAGTCTGCTAGCCTCACTGACTCCCCCACCGTTGCCTCCTCCAGatcctcctgctcctcccactCTTCTTCACAACTGCCCCCTTTGCCAGAAGCTCCAGAAGGACTCCCCAACCTGCGGTGCCTGCCACCACCTCAACCATACTGTCCCCACGGGGCCCCCCAGTCCTTGGTCCCACTCCCACGGCCTGGCTCCCCCTTGGCCTTGGAGCCCAATGCCTCCTCTGCTCCCACAGCCCCAGCAATGTTCCGTTTTCAGCATCATGGAACTGGCCCGCCTGAAGTCTTTCATTTTCCCAGGCTAG
- the RETREG2 gene encoding reticulophagy regulator 2 isoform X1, which yields MASGGGGGNTGTGGGPGLGLTLGLGLGMGEATGEAEEEAATAEAVGRLATTLWLRLRGWEAVLAAAQRLLVWEKPLHSLVTAAALNGLFWLLSSSSLRPFFLLSISLLAYFLLDLWQPRFLPDISASSPEEPHSDSEGAGSGARPHLLSVPELCRYLAESWLTFQIHLQELLQYKRQNPAQFCVRVCSGCAVLAVLGHYVPGVMISYIVLLSILLWPLVVYHELIQRMYTRLEPLLMQLDYSMKAEADALHHKHDKRKRQGKNAPPGGDEPLAETESESEAELAGFSPVVDVKKTALALAITDSELSDEEASILESGGFSVSRATTPQLTDVSEDLDQQSLPSEPEEALSRELGEGEEADLAPPEDLLGSPQALSRQDLDLEEDVASKEALLQLSSPLHFVNTHFNGAGSPTDGVMLSPGGPAETLSLEAVSGDLTTPPSTLSPQLGLAESDPVPSPSVLPSLPQDSPQPLPAPEEEEALTTEDFELLDQGELEQLNAEMGLGPETCPEPPDAPPAPPLGPDTLSLVQSDQEDQAVAEP from the exons ATGGCGAGTGGCGGTGGCGGTGGCAACACCGGCACTGGTGGGGGCCCGGGGCTGGGCCTGACCCTGGGCCTGGGCCTCGGCATGGGTGAGGCCACCGGCGAGGCGGAGGAGGAGGCGGCCACGGCCGAGGCGGTGGGACGCCTCGCCACGACGCTGTGGCTGCGGCTCCGCGGCTGGGAGGCGGTGTTGGCCGCAGCGCAGCGGCTGCTGGTGTGGGAGAAGCCGCTGCACAGCCTAGTCACGGCGGCCGCGCTCAACGGCCTCTTCTG GTTGCTGTCTTCGTCCTCCCTACGGCCCTTCTTCCTACTCAGCATCTCACTTTTGGCCTATTTTCTGCTGGATTTGTGGCAGCCTCGCTTCCTCCCTGACATCTCTG CGTCATCCCCGGAGGAGCCACACTCTGACAG TGAGGGTGCGGGGTCAGGAGCCCGGCCGCACCTGCTGAGTGTGCCCGAGTTGTGCAGATACCTGGCTGAGAGCTGGCTCACCTTCCAGATTCATCTGCAGGAGCTGCTGCAGTACAAGAGGCAGAATCCAGCTCAG TTCTGCGTGCGTGTCTGctctggctgtgctgtgctggcTGTGCTGGGACACTATGTGCCAGGGGTTATGATTTCCTACATTGTCT TGCTGAGTATCCTGCTGTGGCCCCTGGTGGTGTATCATGAACTGATCCAGAGGATGTACACGCGCCTGGAGCCCCTCCTTATGCAGCTGGACTACAGCATGAAGGCAGAAGCTGATGCCCTGCATCACAAACACGACAAGAGGA AGCGGCAGGGGAAGAATGCACCGCCCGGAGGTGATGAGCCGCTGGCGGAGACAGAGAGTGAGAGCGAGGCAGAACTGGCTGGCTTCTCCCCGGTG GTGGATGTGAAGAAAACAGCACTGGCTTTGGCCATTACAGACTCAGAGCTGTCAGATGAGGAGGCTTCTATTTTGGAAAGCGGTGGCTTCTCTGTCTCCCGGGCAACCACTCCACAATTAACTGACGTTTCGGAGG ATTTGGACCAGCAGAGCCTGCCAAGTGAACCAGAGGAGGCCCTGAGTCGGGAgctaggggagggagaggaggcagacCTGGCCCCTCCCGAAGACCTGCTGGGCTCTCCTCAGGCCCTCTCACGACAAGACCTGGACTTGGAGGAAGATGTGGCATCCAAGGAAGCCTTGCTTCAGCTCTCATCCCCCCTTCACTTTGTGAACACACACTTCAATGGGGCAGGGTCTCCCACAGATGGAGTGATGCTTTCCCCTGGAGGACCAGCGGAGACACTGAGCCTGGAGGCAGTGAGTGGTGACCTCACCACTCCTCCCAGCACTCTGTCACCCCAACTTGGCCTTGCGGAAAGTGACCCAGTCCCCTCCCCCTCCGTACTCCCATCTCTGCCCCAGGActcaccccagcccctgcctgccccTGAGGAAGAAGAGGCACTCACCACTGAGGACTTCGAGTTGCTGGATCAGGGGGAGCTGGAGCAGCTAAATGCAGAGATGGGGTTGGGTCCAGAGACATGCCCAGAGCCCCCTGATGCTCCACCCGCTCCACCCCTAGGGCCCGACACCCTGTCTCTGGTACAGTCAGACCAGGAGGATCAGGCCGTGGCAGAGCCATAA
- the RETREG2 gene encoding reticulophagy regulator 2 isoform X2 → MGEATGEAEEEAATAEAVGRLATTLWLRLRGWEAVLAAAQRLLVWEKPLHSLVTAAALNGLFWLLSSSSLRPFFLLSISLLAYFLLDLWQPRFLPDISASSPEEPHSDSEGAGSGARPHLLSVPELCRYLAESWLTFQIHLQELLQYKRQNPAQFCVRVCSGCAVLAVLGHYVPGVMISYIVLLSILLWPLVVYHELIQRMYTRLEPLLMQLDYSMKAEADALHHKHDKRKRQGKNAPPGGDEPLAETESESEAELAGFSPVVDVKKTALALAITDSELSDEEASILESGGFSVSRATTPQLTDVSEDLDQQSLPSEPEEALSRELGEGEEADLAPPEDLLGSPQALSRQDLDLEEDVASKEALLQLSSPLHFVNTHFNGAGSPTDGVMLSPGGPAETLSLEADSPQPLPAPEEEEALTTEDFELLDQGELEQLNAEMGLGPETCPEPPDAPPAPPLGPDTLSLVQSDQEDQAVAEP, encoded by the exons ATGGGTGAGGCCACCGGCGAGGCGGAGGAGGAGGCGGCCACGGCCGAGGCGGTGGGACGCCTCGCCACGACGCTGTGGCTGCGGCTCCGCGGCTGGGAGGCGGTGTTGGCCGCAGCGCAGCGGCTGCTGGTGTGGGAGAAGCCGCTGCACAGCCTAGTCACGGCGGCCGCGCTCAACGGCCTCTTCTG GTTGCTGTCTTCGTCCTCCCTACGGCCCTTCTTCCTACTCAGCATCTCACTTTTGGCCTATTTTCTGCTGGATTTGTGGCAGCCTCGCTTCCTCCCTGACATCTCTG CGTCATCCCCGGAGGAGCCACACTCTGACAG TGAGGGTGCGGGGTCAGGAGCCCGGCCGCACCTGCTGAGTGTGCCCGAGTTGTGCAGATACCTGGCTGAGAGCTGGCTCACCTTCCAGATTCATCTGCAGGAGCTGCTGCAGTACAAGAGGCAGAATCCAGCTCAG TTCTGCGTGCGTGTCTGctctggctgtgctgtgctggcTGTGCTGGGACACTATGTGCCAGGGGTTATGATTTCCTACATTGTCT TGCTGAGTATCCTGCTGTGGCCCCTGGTGGTGTATCATGAACTGATCCAGAGGATGTACACGCGCCTGGAGCCCCTCCTTATGCAGCTGGACTACAGCATGAAGGCAGAAGCTGATGCCCTGCATCACAAACACGACAAGAGGA AGCGGCAGGGGAAGAATGCACCGCCCGGAGGTGATGAGCCGCTGGCGGAGACAGAGAGTGAGAGCGAGGCAGAACTGGCTGGCTTCTCCCCGGTG GTGGATGTGAAGAAAACAGCACTGGCTTTGGCCATTACAGACTCAGAGCTGTCAGATGAGGAGGCTTCTATTTTGGAAAGCGGTGGCTTCTCTGTCTCCCGGGCAACCACTCCACAATTAACTGACGTTTCGGAGG ATTTGGACCAGCAGAGCCTGCCAAGTGAACCAGAGGAGGCCCTGAGTCGGGAgctaggggagggagaggaggcagacCTGGCCCCTCCCGAAGACCTGCTGGGCTCTCCTCAGGCCCTCTCACGACAAGACCTGGACTTGGAGGAAGATGTGGCATCCAAGGAAGCCTTGCTTCAGCTCTCATCCCCCCTTCACTTTGTGAACACACACTTCAATGGGGCAGGGTCTCCCACAGATGGAGTGATGCTTTCCCCTGGAGGACCAGCGGAGACACTGAGCCTGGAGGCA GActcaccccagcccctgcctgccccTGAGGAAGAAGAGGCACTCACCACTGAGGACTTCGAGTTGCTGGATCAGGGGGAGCTGGAGCAGCTAAATGCAGAGATGGGGTTGGGTCCAGAGACATGCCCAGAGCCCCCTGATGCTCCACCCGCTCCACCCCTAGGGCCCGACACCCTGTCTCTGGTACAGTCAGACCAGGAGGATCAGGCCGTGGCAGAGCCATAA